From a single Canis aureus isolate CA01 chromosome 5, VMU_Caureus_v.1.0, whole genome shotgun sequence genomic region:
- the TMCO6 gene encoding transmembrane and coiled-coil domain-containing protein 6 isoform X1, translating into MWSGRQGRLRPVGCAVEELRCRWREREAALRKARREQQLISKRLLRDDALEETEGGCVAMTLGEAEIQQFLGLAQRGTEEKEREKALVSLRRGLQHPETQQAFILLEGSMRTLVGLLTSNQALLQLEAARCLHELSHSEQSAVAEACLPATSYLLTYLSSHSSDFIELCLYTLGNLIVESEAVRRQLLPQGIVPSLAACIQSPHLTVLEALGYALSQLLQAKEAPEAIIPSVLGSTLPQHILQLLQPGPKLNLGVAVEFAWCLHYIICSQVNNALLISHGCLSTLGLLLLDMAGAVQRTEDARMDLLACPVLRCLSNLLTEAAVEVVGGPNQLEDERVVAALFILLQFFLQKQPSLLPEGLWLLNNLTANSPSFCTSLLSMDLIEPLLQLLPVSNVVSVLVLTVLCNVAEKGPAYCQRLWPGPLLPCLIGTLAFSDTEVVGHSLELLQLLFLYQPETAEAFLQQSGLQVLERHQEAAQLQDRVHALQKTALHR; encoded by the exons ATGTGGAGCGGCCGGCAGGGCCGCCTCAGGCCGGTGGGCTGCGCAGTGGAGGAGCTACGGTGCCGCTGGAGGGAGCGGGAGGCAG CGCTGCGGAAGGCGCGGAGGGAGCAGCAACTGATCAGTAAGAGGCTGCTGAGAGATGACGCCCTGGAGGAAACTGAAGGGGGATGTGTGGCCATGACCCTCGGAGAAGCCGAG ATCCAGCAGTTCCTCGGGTTAGCGCAGCGGgggacagaggaaaaggagagagagaaggctctgGTCAGCCTTCGTCGAGGCTTGCAGCATCCTGAGACACAGCAGGCCTTCATCTT GCTGGAGGGCAGCATGCGGACCTTGGTCGGGCTTCTGACCAGCAACCAAGCCCTGTTGCAGCTTGAGGCCGCTCGGTGCCTTCATGAGCTCTCTCATTCTGAGCAGTCTGCGGTGGCTGAGGCCTGCCTGCCAGCTACTTCCTACCTTCTCACCTACCTCTCCAGTCACAGCTCAGACTTTATA GAGCTCTGTCTGTATACATTGGGTAACCTGATTGTGGAGAGTGAGGCTGTGAGAAGGCAGCTTCTGCCACAGGGCATCGTTCCATCTTTGGCCGCCTGCATCCAG TCTCCCCATCTGACTGTGCTGGAAGCCCTTGGATATGCCTTGTCCCAGCTCCTGCAGGCTAAGGAAGCCCCAGAGGCGATCATCCC CTCCGTTTTGGGCTCCACTCTCCCCCAGCATATCCTGCAACTGTTGCAACCTGGCCCAAAGCTGAACCTTGGAGTCGCTGTGGAGTTTGCCTGGTGCCTGCACTATATCATCTGCAG CCAGGTCAACAATGCCCTGCTTATCTCCCATGGTTGTCTGTCCACTCTGGGCCTGCTGCTATTAGACATGGCTGGGGCTGTCCAGAGAACTGAGGATGCAAGGATGGATCTG CTGGCATGCCCTGTGCTTCGGTGTCTAAGCAACCTGCTAACAGAAGCAGCAGTGGAAGTTGTGGGAGGGCCAAATCAGCTTGAAGATGAGCGTGTCGTGGCCGCTTTATTTATCCTCCTGCAGTTCTTCCTCCAGAAACAGCCCAGCCTTCTCCCTGAGGGCCTCTGGCTCCTGAATAACCTCACTG CAAATAGTCCTAGTTTCTGTACCTCCTTGCTCTCCATGGATCTGATTGAGCCCCTCTTGCAGTTGCTGCCAGTTTCTAACGTGGTGAGCGTATTG GTGCTCACAGTTCTGTGCAATGTGGCAGAGAAGGGTCCTGCTTACTGTCAACGTCTGTGGCCAGGGCCCTTGCTCCCCTGCTTGATAGGCACGCTGGCCTTCTCTGACACTGAAGTAGTAGGCCACAGTTTAGAGCTGCTGCAACTGTTGTTCCTCTATCAGCCAGAG actGCAGAGGCCTTTCTGCAGCAATCAGGGCTGCAGGTCCTGGAGAGGCATCAGGAGGCAGCACAGCTCCAGGATCGTGTGCATGCTCTCCAGAAGACAGCTCTTCATAGGTGA
- the TMCO6 gene encoding transmembrane and coiled-coil domain-containing protein 6 isoform X2, with translation MWSGRQGRLRPVGCAVEELRCRWREREAALRKARREQQLISKRLLRDDALEETEGGCVAMTLGEAEIQQFLGLAQRGTEEKEREKALVSLRRGLQHPETQQAFILLEGSMRTLVGLLTSNQALLQLEAARCLHELSHSEQSAVAEACLPATSYLLTYLSSHSSDFISPHLTVLEALGYALSQLLQAKEAPEAIIPSVLGSTLPQHILQLLQPGPKLNLGVAVEFAWCLHYIICSQVNNALLISHGCLSTLGLLLLDMAGAVQRTEDARMDLLACPVLRCLSNLLTEAAVEVVGGPNQLEDERVVAALFILLQFFLQKQPSLLPEGLWLLNNLTANSPSFCTSLLSMDLIEPLLQLLPVSNVVSVLVLTVLCNVAEKGPAYCQRLWPGPLLPCLIGTLAFSDTEVVGHSLELLQLLFLYQPETAEAFLQQSGLQVLERHQEAAQLQDRVHALQKTALHR, from the exons ATGTGGAGCGGCCGGCAGGGCCGCCTCAGGCCGGTGGGCTGCGCAGTGGAGGAGCTACGGTGCCGCTGGAGGGAGCGGGAGGCAG CGCTGCGGAAGGCGCGGAGGGAGCAGCAACTGATCAGTAAGAGGCTGCTGAGAGATGACGCCCTGGAGGAAACTGAAGGGGGATGTGTGGCCATGACCCTCGGAGAAGCCGAG ATCCAGCAGTTCCTCGGGTTAGCGCAGCGGgggacagaggaaaaggagagagagaaggctctgGTCAGCCTTCGTCGAGGCTTGCAGCATCCTGAGACACAGCAGGCCTTCATCTT GCTGGAGGGCAGCATGCGGACCTTGGTCGGGCTTCTGACCAGCAACCAAGCCCTGTTGCAGCTTGAGGCCGCTCGGTGCCTTCATGAGCTCTCTCATTCTGAGCAGTCTGCGGTGGCTGAGGCCTGCCTGCCAGCTACTTCCTACCTTCTCACCTACCTCTCCAGTCACAGCTCAGACTTTATA TCTCCCCATCTGACTGTGCTGGAAGCCCTTGGATATGCCTTGTCCCAGCTCCTGCAGGCTAAGGAAGCCCCAGAGGCGATCATCCC CTCCGTTTTGGGCTCCACTCTCCCCCAGCATATCCTGCAACTGTTGCAACCTGGCCCAAAGCTGAACCTTGGAGTCGCTGTGGAGTTTGCCTGGTGCCTGCACTATATCATCTGCAG CCAGGTCAACAATGCCCTGCTTATCTCCCATGGTTGTCTGTCCACTCTGGGCCTGCTGCTATTAGACATGGCTGGGGCTGTCCAGAGAACTGAGGATGCAAGGATGGATCTG CTGGCATGCCCTGTGCTTCGGTGTCTAAGCAACCTGCTAACAGAAGCAGCAGTGGAAGTTGTGGGAGGGCCAAATCAGCTTGAAGATGAGCGTGTCGTGGCCGCTTTATTTATCCTCCTGCAGTTCTTCCTCCAGAAACAGCCCAGCCTTCTCCCTGAGGGCCTCTGGCTCCTGAATAACCTCACTG CAAATAGTCCTAGTTTCTGTACCTCCTTGCTCTCCATGGATCTGATTGAGCCCCTCTTGCAGTTGCTGCCAGTTTCTAACGTGGTGAGCGTATTG GTGCTCACAGTTCTGTGCAATGTGGCAGAGAAGGGTCCTGCTTACTGTCAACGTCTGTGGCCAGGGCCCTTGCTCCCCTGCTTGATAGGCACGCTGGCCTTCTCTGACACTGAAGTAGTAGGCCACAGTTTAGAGCTGCTGCAACTGTTGTTCCTCTATCAGCCAGAG actGCAGAGGCCTTTCTGCAGCAATCAGGGCTGCAGGTCCTGGAGAGGCATCAGGAGGCAGCACAGCTCCAGGATCGTGTGCATGCTCTCCAGAAGACAGCTCTTCATAGGTGA
- the TMCO6 gene encoding transmembrane and coiled-coil domain-containing protein 6 isoform X3: protein MTLGEAEIQQFLGLAQRGTEEKEREKALVSLRRGLQHPETQQAFILLEGSMRTLVGLLTSNQALLQLEAARCLHELSHSEQSAVAEACLPATSYLLTYLSSHSSDFIELCLYTLGNLIVESEAVRRQLLPQGIVPSLAACIQSPHLTVLEALGYALSQLLQAKEAPEAIIPSVLGSTLPQHILQLLQPGPKLNLGVAVEFAWCLHYIICSQVNNALLISHGCLSTLGLLLLDMAGAVQRTEDARMDLLACPVLRCLSNLLTEAAVEVVGGPNQLEDERVVAALFILLQFFLQKQPSLLPEGLWLLNNLTANSPSFCTSLLSMDLIEPLLQLLPVSNVVSVLVLTVLCNVAEKGPAYCQRLWPGPLLPCLIGTLAFSDTEVVGHSLELLQLLFLYQPETAEAFLQQSGLQVLERHQEAAQLQDRVHALQKTALHR, encoded by the exons ATGACCCTCGGAGAAGCCGAG ATCCAGCAGTTCCTCGGGTTAGCGCAGCGGgggacagaggaaaaggagagagagaaggctctgGTCAGCCTTCGTCGAGGCTTGCAGCATCCTGAGACACAGCAGGCCTTCATCTT GCTGGAGGGCAGCATGCGGACCTTGGTCGGGCTTCTGACCAGCAACCAAGCCCTGTTGCAGCTTGAGGCCGCTCGGTGCCTTCATGAGCTCTCTCATTCTGAGCAGTCTGCGGTGGCTGAGGCCTGCCTGCCAGCTACTTCCTACCTTCTCACCTACCTCTCCAGTCACAGCTCAGACTTTATA GAGCTCTGTCTGTATACATTGGGTAACCTGATTGTGGAGAGTGAGGCTGTGAGAAGGCAGCTTCTGCCACAGGGCATCGTTCCATCTTTGGCCGCCTGCATCCAG TCTCCCCATCTGACTGTGCTGGAAGCCCTTGGATATGCCTTGTCCCAGCTCCTGCAGGCTAAGGAAGCCCCAGAGGCGATCATCCC CTCCGTTTTGGGCTCCACTCTCCCCCAGCATATCCTGCAACTGTTGCAACCTGGCCCAAAGCTGAACCTTGGAGTCGCTGTGGAGTTTGCCTGGTGCCTGCACTATATCATCTGCAG CCAGGTCAACAATGCCCTGCTTATCTCCCATGGTTGTCTGTCCACTCTGGGCCTGCTGCTATTAGACATGGCTGGGGCTGTCCAGAGAACTGAGGATGCAAGGATGGATCTG CTGGCATGCCCTGTGCTTCGGTGTCTAAGCAACCTGCTAACAGAAGCAGCAGTGGAAGTTGTGGGAGGGCCAAATCAGCTTGAAGATGAGCGTGTCGTGGCCGCTTTATTTATCCTCCTGCAGTTCTTCCTCCAGAAACAGCCCAGCCTTCTCCCTGAGGGCCTCTGGCTCCTGAATAACCTCACTG CAAATAGTCCTAGTTTCTGTACCTCCTTGCTCTCCATGGATCTGATTGAGCCCCTCTTGCAGTTGCTGCCAGTTTCTAACGTGGTGAGCGTATTG GTGCTCACAGTTCTGTGCAATGTGGCAGAGAAGGGTCCTGCTTACTGTCAACGTCTGTGGCCAGGGCCCTTGCTCCCCTGCTTGATAGGCACGCTGGCCTTCTCTGACACTGAAGTAGTAGGCCACAGTTTAGAGCTGCTGCAACTGTTGTTCCTCTATCAGCCAGAG actGCAGAGGCCTTTCTGCAGCAATCAGGGCTGCAGGTCCTGGAGAGGCATCAGGAGGCAGCACAGCTCCAGGATCGTGTGCATGCTCTCCAGAAGACAGCTCTTCATAGGTGA
- the TMCO6 gene encoding transmembrane and coiled-coil domain-containing protein 6 isoform X4, whose translation MRTLVGLLTSNQALLQLEAARCLHELSHSEQSAVAEACLPATSYLLTYLSSHSSDFIELCLYTLGNLIVESEAVRRQLLPQGIVPSLAACIQSPHLTVLEALGYALSQLLQAKEAPEAIIPSVLGSTLPQHILQLLQPGPKLNLGVAVEFAWCLHYIICSQVNNALLISHGCLSTLGLLLLDMAGAVQRTEDARMDLLACPVLRCLSNLLTEAAVEVVGGPNQLEDERVVAALFILLQFFLQKQPSLLPEGLWLLNNLTANSPSFCTSLLSMDLIEPLLQLLPVSNVVSVLVLTVLCNVAEKGPAYCQRLWPGPLLPCLIGTLAFSDTEVVGHSLELLQLLFLYQPETAEAFLQQSGLQVLERHQEAAQLQDRVHALQKTALHR comes from the exons ATGCGGACCTTGGTCGGGCTTCTGACCAGCAACCAAGCCCTGTTGCAGCTTGAGGCCGCTCGGTGCCTTCATGAGCTCTCTCATTCTGAGCAGTCTGCGGTGGCTGAGGCCTGCCTGCCAGCTACTTCCTACCTTCTCACCTACCTCTCCAGTCACAGCTCAGACTTTATA GAGCTCTGTCTGTATACATTGGGTAACCTGATTGTGGAGAGTGAGGCTGTGAGAAGGCAGCTTCTGCCACAGGGCATCGTTCCATCTTTGGCCGCCTGCATCCAG TCTCCCCATCTGACTGTGCTGGAAGCCCTTGGATATGCCTTGTCCCAGCTCCTGCAGGCTAAGGAAGCCCCAGAGGCGATCATCCC CTCCGTTTTGGGCTCCACTCTCCCCCAGCATATCCTGCAACTGTTGCAACCTGGCCCAAAGCTGAACCTTGGAGTCGCTGTGGAGTTTGCCTGGTGCCTGCACTATATCATCTGCAG CCAGGTCAACAATGCCCTGCTTATCTCCCATGGTTGTCTGTCCACTCTGGGCCTGCTGCTATTAGACATGGCTGGGGCTGTCCAGAGAACTGAGGATGCAAGGATGGATCTG CTGGCATGCCCTGTGCTTCGGTGTCTAAGCAACCTGCTAACAGAAGCAGCAGTGGAAGTTGTGGGAGGGCCAAATCAGCTTGAAGATGAGCGTGTCGTGGCCGCTTTATTTATCCTCCTGCAGTTCTTCCTCCAGAAACAGCCCAGCCTTCTCCCTGAGGGCCTCTGGCTCCTGAATAACCTCACTG CAAATAGTCCTAGTTTCTGTACCTCCTTGCTCTCCATGGATCTGATTGAGCCCCTCTTGCAGTTGCTGCCAGTTTCTAACGTGGTGAGCGTATTG GTGCTCACAGTTCTGTGCAATGTGGCAGAGAAGGGTCCTGCTTACTGTCAACGTCTGTGGCCAGGGCCCTTGCTCCCCTGCTTGATAGGCACGCTGGCCTTCTCTGACACTGAAGTAGTAGGCCACAGTTTAGAGCTGCTGCAACTGTTGTTCCTCTATCAGCCAGAG actGCAGAGGCCTTTCTGCAGCAATCAGGGCTGCAGGTCCTGGAGAGGCATCAGGAGGCAGCACAGCTCCAGGATCGTGTGCATGCTCTCCAGAAGACAGCTCTTCATAGGTGA
- the NDUFA2 gene encoding NADH dehydrogenase [ubiquinone] 1 alpha subcomplex subunit 2, which produces MAGAAASLRIGAKVGLREIRVHLCQRSSGSQGVREFIEKHYVELKKANPDLPILIRECSDVQPKLWARYAFGQEKNVSLNNLSADQVTKAVENVLSGKA; this is translated from the exons ATGGCGGGTGCCGCAGCGAGCCTGAGAATTGGGGCTAAAGTTGGCCTGCGTGAGATTCGCGTCCACTTGTGCCAGCGCTCGTCCGGCAGTCAGGGCGTCAG GGAATTCATCGAGAAACACTATGTGGAGCTGAAGAAGGCGAACCCTGACCTGCCAATCCTAATCCGCGAGTGTTCCGATGTGCAGCCCAAACTCTGGGCCCGCTACG CATTTGGCCAAGAGAAGAATGTCTCCTTGAACAACTTGAGTGCTGATCAGGTAACCAAAGCCGTGGAGAATGTGCTAAGTGGCAAAGCCTGA